The sequence below is a genomic window from Nitrospira sp..
TGTGTGCGGTTGTGCTGAGCGTGATGGCGTCAGGGTTATCGGCAGTCATAGCGCCAAAGACGGCAGAAGCTATTCCTGCGTTCAGTCGGCAGACAGAAAAGTCCTGTTCGACCTGTCACCAAGCTCTACCTAAGCTGAACCAAACAGGTCAAAGCTTTCGCATGAACGGATTCCGATTTCCGGAGGATAAAGAGTGGACCGATGTTCAAGATATGAAGCACGTGCCTGTCTCCGCGCGAATCATCGTAGAGGCCGAATACAACAACGCGGATGATAGCCGCCCAACGTCAAAGCTGAGCGTTGCCACGATTGAGCTTATGGCCGGAGCTCCATTGGGGAAGACTGGCATATTTTCGCCCTATGTCGATATCGGGTATGCGAATAGGACGATTGCGGTCAATCAGGCCTATGGCCAAATCAACGATCTGCTTGGCCCAACCGGACATGGCTTACTGAACGTCCGATTCGGTCAGTTTGATATCGCGCTCCCATTTCTGTCGCATTCGCAACGGGTGATCAGACAACGATACTTTGCCCAGAGCGCACTCGGTGTAGTCGGGGCTCGAGCACAGACTATCGCGCCGGCAGGGGTTCCGGTTGCAGACGAAGCATTGGAATTCTACAACACGGCTGTTGAGCTGAACGGGCAACTGCTCGGTGAGATTATCTCACATCGATACATGATCGGAATGTTTCAGCCTCAACAACTCACTGAGGTAAGCAGATTGGAGAATCCGGGCTTCTATGCAACGTATGCTGCTACGTTCTTTGATAATTACCAGATCGGAGCGATTTACAAGCGTGATACCGTGAACAATCCGTTTCCGGGTCACCCAAACAGCAACAGGGCGTTGGACAAGTGGGGTGTCGCAGGGGAAGCAAAGATGGGGCCGTTTGTAGTCACGGCGGGGTATTTTAGAGCCGCATCCCTTGATCAGCGAGATCTTCAGAATGTGATGGTGGAGGGTTTCTATATCCCCAACAAGACGTGGGTTGTGGGCGCTCGGTGGGATCACTTGAAGCAAGAGTCGGCCCCGTCAGGCTCGCGAACGACCGCCATGATACGGTATCACATCTCTTCCAGCGTCTACATCCAAGGAGAATGGCGTGTGACGGATTCATTTAATGCGGGGCAACCCAATCCAGTGCAATTCGAACAAGACTCATTGCAAGGAAGGTTGTTTGTGAATGCCGGCTTTTAGCCCGATCTTATTCACATCAATGCGCTACACTGAGGCACGGCGCATGGCTGCTTTAATCCGCATTTCCCACAGAAAATTCCAGCTGAGTATTTTAATCTTGGCCAGTGTGATGTGGCTGGTCACGAGTGCATGTTCCCTCATCCAGTCCAAGATTGTGGATGAGGTGCTGGTCGATGGCCCACAGGGGGCGGTATTGCTTCAGAAAGCCGAGGACGGATGGTTCGGAACGGCCCATCCACTTTCCCTGAGCTCTGCGGTGGTTTCTTCTGTGTTTCAAGGCGTGCAAGTTCAGACTTCGCTGATAGATAAGGCTCCCGGGGAGCGTGTGTTTTCCGATGAAGATATTGAGTTTCTTACCCCGTTGGTTCGTACCGCCTTGTCTAAGGCGACGAAGAGCCAGGTGGTGGGATTTCGAGTGCTGCACGACACCGAGTCTAGGCAGGAGACGACTGGGGGAATTCTGTACATCCAAGGGCGGTTACTCCATCTGACTCTCACGCACTATCGTGCACGGCAAGAAGGGACGGGTCAGGATGGTGCGCTACGTCGTCTCGCTCTTAATCCAACCGGGTTGGAGAAGCACCAAATCACGTTCAGCCCTGAGGCTGCCAGGCTGTCGAGCCGGAATGAACAACCCGATGTCACCGCTGCGACGCCATTGGCTTCACTGGTTCTTGACTATGAAACGCTGACCGTTGGGTCGCCACGTCCGTCAACACTGAACGCAGTACCTGTTGACGAGAATCGTGAGAGTCAGGTGCCGGTCATGAAGAAGGAGACGGAGACGGAATTAGAGGCACTCAAGGAAGAGATGCGCCAACTTCAGCGGCGTCTTGATGATCTCGATCGCGGCAGGTCGCGCCCGACAACGCCGTAAGTATACCGAGCGGCTGTCGCCGAAGGAAAAAGTATTCAACGGTTTAGACTTCGGCCCTTGCCAGCAGCAGCGGCGATTCTTCTCGTGCGTCGCTCGGTTCCAGCGGTGAATGTTCTGCGGCAATCAGCGAATAAAAAACGGGTACGACGAAGAGGGTGAAAATCGTGCCGACGGTCATGCCGGTGACCAACACCATGCCGATACTGTTACGGGCTGCCGCACCGGGACCCATCGCCAAGACGAGGGGGAGGTGACCAAAGACAGTGGCAGCTGAGGTCATCAGCACCGGCCGCAGTCTCGTCAGCGAGGCCTCGCGCACCGCCGTCAGCCGAGAGTATCCGCGAGCCTGCAGTTGATTGGCGAACTCCACGATGAGGATGCCGTTTTTGGCGATCAATCCCACCAGCGTGATCAGCCCGACTTGGGAGTAAATATTGATTGTGGTGAGATCGAGAAAACTCACCACCAGGGCGCCGGACATTGCAAGTGGGACCGAGCCTAGCAAGACGATCAAGGGATCGCGGAAGCTCTTGAACTGAGCCGCCAGTACCAAATAGATCAGGACTACCGCGAAGCCAAGCGTGACGGTGAGCGCCGCTCCTTCCTGGCGGAGTTGCCGTGACTCGCCGGCATAGTCCATGACCACGCGCGGGCCACTTGAGGCTGCCGCGGTTTCAAGCACACGGAGCCCCTCTTCCTTGGTGAAGCCGGGTTTTAGACCTCCGAAGATGCGGACGGCGTTGCGCTGCTGGAAGCGATTCAATGCGCGCGGCGCAGTGCTTGTTTCGATATGGGTGAATGTCGACACCGGAACCAATTGGCCGCCCGGTGTCTTGATTTTGAGATCAAGCAGTGGATCGACCGTTGCGCGATCCTTGTCCCCGAGTTGAGGAATGACCTTGTAGCTGCGGTCGAAGTAGTTGAACCGGTTGACGTACCCGCCGCCGAGCATCGTGCCCAGCTCACGACCGACTCCAGCCAGGTCGAATCCCAAATCCGCGAGCCGCTCACGATCTAACACGACGCGGGCTTGGGGGAGGTCGATTTTGAGGTCGGTGTCCACATACAAGAACTTGCCGCTCTGCCAGCCTGCGCCCAGGACGGACCCGACTGCTTCAAGCATCTGTTCGGCCGGTGCATCGCTCTGCACGATCAACTCCACGTCGTACTGACCAGGGGTGGGGAGCGGCGGGTCTAGTCTGGGGAATACACGGAGTCCCGGTATTTGCGACACCGCGCCGAACACGTCGTCGTACATCTCCTCGGTCGAGCGAGCGCGATCGTGCCAATCCTTCGCGACTACGCCGCCGAAGCCGCCCCATGCCGTGGTGAGCGACCAGGTGTAGTCCGCCCCAGGGATGGCCGTGAGGGCGTTGACGATCCGGAAGTGTTGCCGGTTGGTGGCCTGGACCGTGGAGTCCGGCGACGCTTCGAAGAAGAGGCTGATGTGGTTCTGATCTTCTACGGGAGCCAACTCTTGACGTGAGAAGTGATAGAGCGGCCAGGCTGCGAGCACGATCAGGAGCGCGGCCACCACAACCCCCCACCGCATAGTGAGAGTGCTGTCGAGGAGCCTGGCGTAGATCCCGCGCGCTTCCTCGAAGCGCCGATTGACGAATGCCGTTAAGCGACCTTCTTTGCCTCGCGGATGGACGAATCGCGAGCTCATCACCGGCGACAGCGTGATCGCGACGACACCGGAGAGCACGACGGCCACGGCCAGTGTGATCGCAAACTCCAGGAATAAGGAACCAGTTAGCCCGCCTTGGAAGCCGATGGGGGCATAGACGGTCGCGAGCGTGATCGTCATCGCAATGATCGGGCCCAGCAGCTCCCGGGCGGCGGCTTGCGCGGCCTCGATTCGAGATTGGCCCAGACGCACATGCCGTTCCACGTTCTCAACGACCACGATGGCATCGTCTACCACGAGACCGACGGACAGCACGATGGCGAGCAGGGTGAGAAGATTCAGGCTGAATCCGAACGCGGCCATGAAGAGGGCGGTTCCGATCAACGATATCGGGATGGCCACGAGCGGCACAATGGCCGTGCGGACCGATCCCATGAACAGGAACACCACGAGGGCGACGATCAGGATCGTTTCGGATAACGTTTTGGTGATTTCCGTCAGGGCGTTCCGGATGAACATCGTGCCGTCCCAGACGAGTTTCATGTCGATATCGCTCGGGAGGGTCGGCCGGATACGTTCGATCTCGTCGCGTAGCCGGTGTCCGACGTCGATTTCGTTCGCGCCGGGCACCGACCAGATGCCGAGATACACGCCTTCCGTCTCATCGTACTTCGCAATGATCGTGGCTTCTTCGGCTTCCCGTTCGATTCGCGCGACGTCCTTGAGCCGCACGATGGCCCCGTTCCGATCGGCGACGATCAGCTCCTCAAATTCAGCCGTGGAACGAAGATCGGTGTTGGCAAGCAAGTTGACCTGGACCTGATTGCCTTTTGTGCGGCCGACCGCCGCCAAATAGTTGTTTCGACGCAGCGCGCCCTGGACGTCGCCGGGCGAGAGGTTGAGGGCCGCGAGTCGGTCAGGGTCGATCCAAATACGCATGGCGACCTGTCGCTCCCCTTCGAACGTGACTCGTTGGACGCCGGGTAACGTTGCGAGCTGGGGTTGTAACGTGCGTAGCAGCCAATCAGTGACGGCGGGGACCGGACGCTCCGTCGAACTAAAACTCAAGTAGAACGAGGCGTAGGGTCGATCGGCTCGCTGGATCTCGATCACCGCTGGCTCGGCTTCCGGAGGCAGTTCCGATCGTACCTGCTGGAGTCGTGCGGTGACCTCTGCCAGTGCTGCCGTACTGCTGTGGTTTAATTTGAGATGGACGGTCACGGTGCTGACTCCAGCGCGGCTGGTCGATTCGACATAGTCGACACCGCTGATTGCCGAGACGACCCGTTCGATCGGCGTACTGATGAACCCACGAATAGTTTCGGCGCCGGCGCCGTAGTAGAGGGTGGTGATGACGACCAACGAGTTTTCGATCGTGGGATACTGCTGGACCGGGAGTGATGTCATCGCGCGCCAACCGGCAAGGAGGATGACCAGGTTGACGACGATGGCCAACACAGGATGTTTGATGAAGACGTCGGTGAACGATGTTCGGGTCGTGTCGTGCGGCATGATGATCGGTTTAGGGCGTCCCGGCCTCGTGAGTTTCTTTTGAGTTCTTCCCGACAGATTCAGCGACTGCCACGAGGATTCCGTCACGAAGCTTAAACGAGCCCACGGCGGCGATGTGCTCACCTGCCGTCAGACCAGCATGGATCACAATCTCGTCGCCGATCATGGGGCCGCTTTCAACCTGGCGGGTATGGACTCGGTTGCGGCCATCGTTGCTTGGTGCAACGATAAACACCTGGTCGCCTCCAGGTCCCTTGCGCAACGCGCTGACCGGGATGGCGACGACTGTACGCGGAGGACCAACCGGAACCCGGACGCGTACCGACGCTCCGGGTGATGGGACATTGCGGGTGCCTTCGATTCTGGCACGGATCATGGCGTTCCGAGTGGTCGGATCAACGCGGGCGTCAAGCGCGACAATCTTGGCCACGATAGCGGAAGAATCACTGGCTGCAAATATCTCGACGGATTCGCCGGCCCGTAATCCAGCCGCGACCTGCTGGGCGACCGTGAAGTCCACATGCACAGCCTCGCTCACGCCCTGAAGTGTTGTCAGCAATGTTCCTTCATCCAAGTACTGACCGGGATGGACGTCCGCGATGCCTACCCTCGCACGGAAGGGGGCGCGGATCGTCTTTTTGGCAATGATCGCCTTGGTGCGTGCAATCTGGGCCTGTGCCACATCCAAGTCTGCGCGCGCTCGATCGACTTCTTCTTGAGTGGTCGCGAATTCCTGGCTGAGGTGTTGTCGGCGATTGAGGACGGTCTTGGCGAGCGCGACCTGGGCCTCTTGTGCCCGAAGTTCAGCTTCTTCGACCGAGACATCGAGTGCGACGAGTAGTGTGCCTGCTTCGACAATCTGTCCGGGTGTGAGCCTGACTTCGCGGACTGTTCCTGCCAGTTCGTTCTTCAGCGTAATTGAACGGAGGGCGAGGACCGTTCCGATCGAGGTTGTGGTCTGGCGATGGTCGATGGCTCGTGCGACAGCGATGGTCACGGACTCCATCGGCTCCGGCTGATTCGCCGAGGTCGCCTGTTCGCCCTGGATGGATTCGTATTTCCACGCGCCCAGACCGATACCGATCAGGAGCACAAGCGAAACAAGTAAGACTGACCCGAGCCAATTCTGACGATTCATGAGCAATATGCTGAAGCAGGTGCCGACGAGGGTGTTGATTGTAACAACATTGATCGCATCTGATACTCCAGGTTCCCTCTACTCCTACACTATCCATACCCAGAAAGAAAACGGATGGTCCATGTATTACGACGGTCTTGTGGGAACAGGGTACCAAATTCTGAGGCTCCTAGACTTCAGATCGCAGTGCCATCGGACCGTCTGCTCCGCCCCTCTTTCTTACTCCCAAGTTTTTTCTTGACGCCATATAGTTGCATATGCAACTATATGGTCAGTGAGGTACCAGTCATGAAACACAATAAAGATATTCTTGAACAGATAGGATGTGAGTGTCTGTTGAGTCGTGCACGTGTACTCACACGTGTTCTCACAGGGATCTACGATAATGAATTACGTTCCTATGGTCTGAAAGCAACACAACTTAATCTCCTGGTCGTTGTGGCCAGAATCGGCCCCGTTCGACGTATCGACATTGGAAAGCGTCTTCACCTCGATCCATCAACGCTGACCCGTAATCTCAAGATAATGCTGACCAATGGTTGGATAGAAGAGCGTATCGATGGAGAAGACGGTCGAGGCTCGCCGTTGCAGGTCACTGCAAAAGGTCGTGATCTTCTGAATCAAATCGTTCCGTCTTGGCAAAAGGCGCAGGATCGTGCGCGAACGCTGATCGGGGATGAGGGTGAGACACTGTTAAAAAGCCTCGGAGCCAGCAAGTTCGGATTTCCGACGAGGTAGACGAGTTTTTTTGATTTTGTAATTGCATATACAACTATATACCATTTGCACTTACCGGGCACGAAACCACGAGGGAGAGACAATATGACAAAACCAAGAAAGTTGATCACGGCAGCGCTCGAGAAAATTTGGTTCCAAGCCGCACTGCTCCATCTCGAGAAGGAGTCTCTGATATGTGCTTATGCAAAACGACGAGCAGACTTCTGGCGGTCTTCGATCTTGGGAAACACACCATTGTCCTCGATCGTGCACGTGCGAGGCAAATTACTTGCTTGCCTGCTGCTGCCACTCATGATGTTTCTTGGGTGCACCCCTCAAGACAAACAACCACATCAGATTGTACGGCCCGTGAAGGTCGTACGAATCGGCGATGAGGCTGCCGCAGGGGTGATGAGTTTCGCTGGGGAAGTACGGGCACGATACGAAACGACCTTAGCCTTCCGGGTATCCGGCAAAATGATTGACCGTCTCGTTGAGGTGGGTGATCGCGTGCACAAAGGTCAGCGCTTAGCGAGGCTTGATTCCAACGATTATCAACTTGGAAGGGACGCGCTGAACGCCCAGCTCAAATCCGCTCGAGCGGAACAGGATTTTGCGCGGGATGATCTGACTCGTTACCGCGAACTCCTCAACGAGCGGGTCATTAGTCCAGCCGAGTTCGACCGGCATGACACCGCATACATCACCGCGCGAGAACGGGTAGCAGTGCTGCACGCACAACTGAACCAAGCGACCAACCAATTACAGTACACCGATCTGCTGGCGGATCGGGACGGGGTGGTGACCGCACTGGAAGCCGAGATCGGAGAGGTAGTGACCGCCGGTCAGCCGATCGTCAAGCTGGCCCGGCTTGATGAGAAGGAAATCCATATCGATATTCCCGAGCAGCGCGTGGCGGAAATCGAACTCCATCAGAAAGTCCGCGTGACTTTGTGGGCCAGCGGCGACAAACAAATCCAGGCTCGTATACGCGAGATCGCGGCAGCGGCCGACCCGGCCAGCCGCACCTATCGCGTCAAGGCGACCGTGCTTGAGGGACAGGATGAAGTACGACTTGGGAAGACAGCGACGGTGTGGATTCCTGTAACAACATCGCCTCGTCTCGCTGTACCGCTCTCGGCCGTATTCACCCCTCAGAATGAGCCTGAGCGCCCGCGTGTGTGGTTGGTGAACGAAGAGGCAAGCACGGTCAGATCCGTACCGGTTCAGCTGGGCGAGTCCCTGGACGGAGAGCACATCGTCGTCGCGGGAGTCCGGTCCGGACAATTGGTCGTCAGTGCCGGGGTCCAACGCCTGGCTGAGGGACAGGCGGTGCGCTTGCCGGAACAGGTCGCAGGCAGCAAGGAGGATCGGCCATGAAGGATTTCAATCTAAGCGAGTGGGTACTCACACATCGCTCCACCACCGGGTTTCTCATGGTGCTGGTGCTGTTCGGGGGGATTTTCGCCTATTTCCAGCTGGGACAAAGGGAAGACCCGGAGTTCACTTTCCGGGTGATGGTCGTGAAAACCCTTTACCCCGGGGCGACCGCTGCGGAAACGGAGCAACAGGTGACCGACCGCTTGGAAAAGAAAATCCAGGAACTGCCCAACCTTGACATCCTCCGTAGTTACTCGAAATCCGGCGAATCGGTGATTTTCGTTACGCCTCGCGAGGACACGCCGCCCAAGGAGATTCCGAATCTCTGGTATCAAGTTCGCAAAAAAGTCGGTGATATCCGCCTAAGCTTGCCGGCGGGCATCGTCGGTCCCTTTTTCAACGACGAGTTCGGCGACACCTATAGCCTCCTCTATGCCTTTTCTGGGAGAGGTTTCAGCTATGCCGAGTTGAAAACTGCGGCAGATTCGGCTCGCCAGCAGATCTTGCGCGTCAAGGATGTCGAGAAAGTCGATCTCATCGGCGTCCAAGACGAAAAGATTTATGTCGAGTTTTCCGACAAGAAGCTGGCCGAATTGAATCTGGACACTGCGGTGGTCGCCCAGGTGCTCCAGGCGCAGAATAGCATGGTGCCAGCGGGAACCGTGTTTTCTTCACAACATAACCTCCCCATACGACTGACGGGCTCCTTCGACTCGGTGGATAGCGTGGCAAACCTGGCGGTGCGCATCGAAGGTCGGACCATCAGGGTCAGTGATTTCGCCAAAGTGACCCGGGGCTACACTGATCCACCGGAATTCAAGATGCACTTCAACGGCAAGGCAGTCATCGGGCTCGGCGTCACCATGAACAAGAAAGGCGATGTGTTGGAGCTCGGGAAAGCACTGGAAACCACCATATCCCACGTTGAGAGCGAACTGCCGATGGGCATCGATATCAACGTGGTCGCCAATCAGTCGCAGGTCGTGAAAACCCAGATGTGGGAATTTTCGAGTACGTTCTTCGAGGCACTGACCGCCGTGCTACTCGTTGGCTTTCTGAGCCTCGGATTTCGAACCGGCTCCGTCGTCGCCCTCACCGTACCCCTGGTGCTGGCCAGCACCTTACTGTGTATGCTGCTGTTCGGAATCGATCTGCACCGGATATCCCTGAATGCCTTGATCCTCGCACTGGGGCTTCTCGTCGACGACGGCATGATCGCTGCCGAAATGATGGCGCGTAAACTCGAAGAGGGGTTGGATCGGATGCAGGCCGCGACGTTTGCCTATAGCGCGACGGCCTTCCCGATGTTAACCGGTACCATGCTCACTATTGTCGGTTTTCTGCCGGTGGGCTTGGCCAAAACGCAGGCAGGCGAATATACCGTCTCGATTTTCCAGGTTGTGGGCATCGCGCTACTTCTTTCCTGGATCGGGGCAGTAATCTTTACACCCTATTTGGGGTTTCTGATGCTCAAGACCAAGGGCAGCAGCGACAGGTCCAGCCACGATCTTTTTGACACGGGGTTCTATAACCATCTGCGCTCCTGGGTGGATCGTTGCGTGGAACATCGCAACAAAGTGATTCTCGGGACCGTGGCCCTGTTCGGTGTGGGCATCGCGACCCTCACACAAGTTCCCCAACAGTTTTTCCCGCTGTCCAATCGGCCAGAAGTCATCATTGACCTCTGGTTGCCGGAGGGGAGTTCCTTCGCAGAAACCGAAGCGGTTGCCAAGCGCATGGAAGCGCTGCTTGCCAAGGACGAAGATGTACTGAATTATGCGACCTATATCGGCGGCGGCAGTCCGCGGTTTTTCCTGCTGATCGTGCAACAACTGGCTAATATCAATCTCGCCGAATTCGTCGTAATGACCCGTGACAATGTGGCGCGCGAACGCGTCATGCAACGTCTTCGACTCGTCTTCGCCACCGATTTCCCGGAAGTGCGCGGACGTACCATGCGCCTGAACGTCGGACCACCGATGGATTATCCGCTCGTGTTCAGGGTATTCGGTGAAGATCCCAAGATCGTTCGTGGCATCGCCGACCGGGTAGCCGAGGTCGTGCGCGCTAACCCCAACGCGGTCGATGTAAATGACGACTGGCATGATCGCATTCCTTCGTCTCGCCTTGTCCTGGATCAAGACAAAGCACGTGCACTTGGTGTCGCAACTTCGAGTTTGTCGCAAGCCTTGCAAGCACATTATACGGGAATTCCCGTTGGACAGTTCCGCGAGGATGATAAGCTCATCGACATTATTTGGAGGGCGCAAAAGAACTTGCGCGGCGCCGCCGATGATTTGCCCAATGTCACTGTTCGGACGGCCAACGGTAGATCGGCACCACTGGCGCAGTTCGTCACATTCGAAACTGTCTTCGAAGACGGCGTCCGCTGGCGCCGCAACCGCTTCCCGGCGATCTCGGTACGAGCCGATGTGATAGATGGGATGTTGGCGCCCGATGTAGCGACGCAGATCATTCCGAAGCTCGAGCTCATCAAAGAGAGCCTCCCGGCCGGCTATTTCATTGAGACCGGTGCAGCCAAGGAAGATGCCTGGATCGCGCAGAAGTCGATCCTGATCTGGATTCCCCTGGTGGTGATCATCACGCTCATTCTGCTGATGATGCAGTTACAAAACCTATCTCGAACGTTTCTCGTATTCGTCACGGCGCCTTTGGGTGTGATCGGGGCCGCATTCGCCCTGTTGCTGTTCGATGCTCCTTTTGGTTTTGTGGCCTTGTTCGGCATCATCGCCTTGGCCGGCATGATCATGCGAAACTCCTTGATTCTGGTGGACCAGATCGAACAGGACGAAAGGGCCGGGCGGGATACCTGGACTGCCATTGTAGAATCGACCGTCCGGCGGTTCAGACCCATTCTGTTGACTGCGGCGGCGGCGATCCTGGCAATGATTCCATTGTCACGCAACGATTTCTTCGGGCCGCAAGCTATCGCCATCATGGGCGGACTCACCATCGCGACCATACTGACCGTGTTCTTCCTGCCCGCGTTGTATGCGGCCTGGTTTCGGGTCACACGGAACCGTGCTCACGCTGATGGGTCGCCGGCAGGGTCGAATGAAATTCTATTCCCCAGGGATTCAGTCCAGGTTGATGGAGCGATTGCCGCGACGACGCGCCATTCACTGCCGCTTGTCGTCCTGATGATCTTCATGTTCGCAGGGTGTACACCGACCCGGATGAGTGATCGGGTGCCAGTATCGACTCCGACGGATTGGTCGCATGCCCCAGTTGTTCAAGACAATTCCAATCAGGCTGATCTCAAAGAATGGTGGCAAGGATTTCACGATCCACTTTTGAACGAGTTGATCAGCCAAGCATTAGCCGCGAACCACGATCTTAGAATCGCAACGGCTCGCGTTCGCGAGGCCAACGCGATCATCACTGTCGCGGAATCAGCACTCTATCCCAGCGTTGATTTTTTTACGTCGGGCGGGCGAGAAAAGCGGATTGACCGCATTATCCCGGTACCGGGCAGGCAGGGGATAGAGCTAACCACCCCCACCGCGAATGTCATTACCGGTGGTCTTGCTGCACGGTGGGAGATCGATATTTTCGGTGCGAGGCGTCTTGAGGCTGAGGCAACAGGTGCTCAGGCCGCTGGAACCAAAGAGGAACGGCATGGAGTGCAAGTGGGATTGCTCGCTCAGGTGGCGACGAACTATCTGGAACTACGCGGCGCACAGGAACGGACAGCGATTCTGCGCGAAAACATCGACATCCAGCGGGAAAGGCTCAGAACTCTGCGGGCGTTTTATCGTGCGGGTTTAACGAACGAAACCGAAGTGTTCCGGCAGGAAACCTTACTCCATAGCACCGAGAGTGCTCTTCCTGGATTGAAGGCAGCGGAGGTCACTCTGATCCATCGCCTCAGCGTGTTGCTGGGCGAATCTCCGGCGAAACTTGAACACCGGCTTATTGCTGCAACAGCTCATCCTTCCGACCTGCCCGGTATCCCAAACATGTTACCTTCAAGCCTGCTACTACAACGGCCTGATCTGCGCCTCGCGCAAACCGAAGTGAGTGCAGCAGCGGCCAGCCTTGGTGCAGCGCGGGCCGATTTGTTCCCGAAAGTATTGCTGTCGGCGAGCGGTGGGATCGGCGCACTGGCCATCGGCGGATTTCCGACTCTGGTGGAGAGTGTGTATGCGCTGGGGGCGGGCCTCACGGCTCCGATATTCAACGCGGGACGCATTCGGGCTCACATCGCTGCCGCGGACGCGCGGCTGGATCAAGTCGCGGCAAAGTACGAAAAAACCTTCCTCCTCGCCTTGGAAGACGTGGAAAATGCCTTTGTTGCCCATGCCTCGTCGAAGGAGCGCCGCGAACAATTATTGAAGGCCGAAACAGCAGCAGAGAAAACGTATCGCTCCTCCGAAGCCTTGTATCAGAGGGGAGCGAGTGATTATTTATCCGTGCTGGATGCCCAACGCACCAAACTTTCCATCAACGACGAGCGGGTTAAAGCTGAAACCGCCGTGCGTGTTTCGTTGGTCTCGCTTTCCAGGGCATTTGGTGGTGGTTGGACCATGGACAGCTCAGTAAGCCGTGTAAGTGATAATGACCCGGGGAAATAACAGAGAATGACTAAGTCGTGCGATGCCGAAACGTAAATCGGTGAACCCTGATGTGCCGAGAACGCGCGCCCAGCTCAAAACCGACGGGTTAAGACGCCTTTACGTCCGCTGCCCACGACACACTGGCCGGGCACCATTGCCAGATTCCGAGGGTGATGATGCGAGTCAATCCGGCCGGAATGCACGCGGTACGGTTCACCTCCACCTTCCGGT
It includes:
- a CDS encoding efflux RND transporter permease subunit — protein: MPHDTTRTSFTDVFIKHPVLAIVVNLVILLAGWRAMTSLPVQQYPTIENSLVVITTLYYGAGAETIRGFISTPIERVVSAISGVDYVESTSRAGVSTVTVHLKLNHSSTAALAEVTARLQQVRSELPPEAEPAVIEIQRADRPYASFYLSFSSTERPVPAVTDWLLRTLQPQLATLPGVQRVTFEGERQVAMRIWIDPDRLAALNLSPGDVQGALRRNNYLAAVGRTKGNQVQVNLLANTDLRSTAEFEELIVADRNGAIVRLKDVARIEREAEEATIIAKYDETEGVYLGIWSVPGANEIDVGHRLRDEIERIRPTLPSDIDMKLVWDGTMFIRNALTEITKTLSETILIVALVVFLFMGSVRTAIVPLVAIPISLIGTALFMAAFGFSLNLLTLLAIVLSVGLVVDDAIVVVENVERHVRLGQSRIEAAQAAARELLGPIIAMTITLATVYAPIGFQGGLTGSLFLEFAITLAVAVVLSGVVAITLSPVMSSRFVHPRGKEGRLTAFVNRRFEEARGIYARLLDSTLTMRWGVVVAALLIVLAAWPLYHFSRQELAPVEDQNHISLFFEASPDSTVQATNRQHFRIVNALTAIPGADYTWSLTTAWGGFGGVVAKDWHDRARSTEEMYDDVFGAVSQIPGLRVFPRLDPPLPTPGQYDVELIVQSDAPAEQMLEAVGSVLGAGWQSGKFLYVDTDLKIDLPQARVVLDRERLADLGFDLAGVGRELGTMLGGGYVNRFNYFDRSYKVIPQLGDKDRATVDPLLDLKIKTPGGQLVPVSTFTHIETSTAPRALNRFQQRNAVRIFGGLKPGFTKEEGLRVLETAAASSGPRVVMDYAGESRQLRQEGAALTVTLGFAVVLIYLVLAAQFKSFRDPLIVLLGSVPLAMSGALVVSFLDLTTINIYSQVGLITLVGLIAKNGILIVEFANQLQARGYSRLTAVREASLTRLRPVLMTSAATVFGHLPLVLAMGPGAAARNSIGMVLVTGMTVGTIFTLFVVPVFYSLIAAEHSPLEPSDAREESPLLLARAEV
- a CDS encoding efflux RND transporter periplasmic adaptor subunit produces the protein MNRQNWLGSVLLVSLVLLIGIGLGAWKYESIQGEQATSANQPEPMESVTIAVARAIDHRQTTTSIGTVLALRSITLKNELAGTVREVRLTPGQIVEAGTLLVALDVSVEEAELRAQEAQVALAKTVLNRRQHLSQEFATTQEEVDRARADLDVAQAQIARTKAIIAKKTIRAPFRARVGIADVHPGQYLDEGTLLTTLQGVSEAVHVDFTVAQQVAAGLRAGESVEIFAASDSSAIVAKIVALDARVDPTTRNAMIRARIEGTRNVPSPGASVRVRVPVGPPRTVVAIPVSALRKGPGGDQVFIVAPSNDGRNRVHTRQVESGPMIGDEIVIHAGLTAGEHIAAVGSFKLRDGILVAVAESVGKNSKETHEAGTP
- a CDS encoding winged helix-turn-helix transcriptional regulator gives rise to the protein MVHVLRRSCGNRVPNSEAPRLQIAVPSDRLLRPSFLLPSFFLTPYSCICNYMVSEVPVMKHNKDILEQIGCECLLSRARVLTRVLTGIYDNELRSYGLKATQLNLLVVVARIGPVRRIDIGKRLHLDPSTLTRNLKIMLTNGWIEERIDGEDGRGSPLQVTAKGRDLLNQIVPSWQKAQDRARTLIGDEGETLLKSLGASKFGFPTR
- a CDS encoding efflux RND transporter periplasmic adaptor subunit, whose protein sequence is MMFLGCTPQDKQPHQIVRPVKVVRIGDEAAAGVMSFAGEVRARYETTLAFRVSGKMIDRLVEVGDRVHKGQRLARLDSNDYQLGRDALNAQLKSARAEQDFARDDLTRYRELLNERVISPAEFDRHDTAYITARERVAVLHAQLNQATNQLQYTDLLADRDGVVTALEAEIGEVVTAGQPIVKLARLDEKEIHIDIPEQRVAEIELHQKVRVTLWASGDKQIQARIREIAAAADPASRTYRVKATVLEGQDEVRLGKTATVWIPVTTSPRLAVPLSAVFTPQNEPERPRVWLVNEEASTVRSVPVQLGESLDGEHIVVAGVRSGQLVVSAGVQRLAEGQAVRLPEQVAGSKEDRP